TGTACAGGCTGTAGCGCTCCAGACCGGTCCCGTGGAGGATGGTGGCCTCAATGTCGTTGCACAGGTTCTTGAGGTGCCGCGTGTGCTGGTGGGGCATGACCTTCTTGGGGATCGGCAGAATCGGCGTATTGATGCACAGCTTCCCGTTGGGCGCCAGAACCCGCTCGCACTCTTTCCAGACTGCGAGGAGCTCCTCGAGGTACTCCTCATAGCTGCCGGTCCCCAGTTGCCCCGGGTACCCATAGTCAACCGCATTCCAGTAGGGCGGACTGGTGATGACGCAGGAGACACAGGCCCGGGGAAGGGCCGACAGCACCTTTGCGCTGTCGCCGAGGAGGATGTGGTCCGCGACCTCGGAGAGGTCCTCCAGGCGCTTGCCGGGTAGGTCGTCGCGCCAGTCGAGGATGCCTGCCTTCTGAAGGGCAGAGGGGTCGCGGGTCGCCTCTGCGGGAACGTACCGGCGCAGAGCGGGCTGCTCAGGTGTGGGCCGGCAGAGCTCAATGCGGGGCTCACCAGGAGAGGCCTTGCCCTCGTCGCGGAGGTTGCGGACACGTTCACGTTTGAGCTTGTTGCGCATGGCGGGGAGCGTATGCCTCCGGAGAAGGAAAAGGGGCCCGGTCACCTGACCGGACCCCTCTGTGTAAGTTGGCTTACCGGCCGACGGGCACGATCTGCAGGTCGTCGAGGTAGGCTTCGACGACAGCGCCAGTGTAGCTGTGGATCCAGATCTGCATGGTCTTGGTGCCCTTGGGCGTCTCGAAGGGGAAGGAGAAGTCGGCCCAGCGACCGACTGCGCCCTGAGGCGTCCCGATACCGGCCATGTTGCCCTGGGCGTCAACCTGGTTCAGCAACGTGCCGGCCTCGTCATAGTAGTACATATACATGCCGACGCCGTTGCCCTGGGTGTGGAAGATCTTGCCCTTGAGCGCGTACTTGCCGGGCTTGGCGACCGCGATGCGGGCCGACCTGATGTTCGATCCGGCGTTCTTGTCGAGGTCGGTGACCTTCAGCGAGTACTTGCCGCCGGCGGCCTGCTCCTGGGAGATGACGCCGCGACCGTCACGCGGGATGTCCCAGCACCAGCCCTGAAGCTCGAAGTCGCCGTTCCGCAGGAGGCCGCCATCGGGTGCTTCGTTTGCCATGGGCTTGATCTTGACCGTTATCGTGGCCTCAGTTACGGGCTCGTTGAGGTCGATGCCCAGACGGATCGGATGCGAGCCGTCCTCCTTGATCTCCTCGGTGCGCAGCGTGAAGGGCTTGCCGCCGGTGTCGATCTCCACCGTGACGGCTTCCTCGACGTGGTAGGCCACGAGGGTGTTCGGGCCGGTCTGCTGCCAGTTGCCAAGGGTGAGGAGGGCTGTGGAGAAGGTCTTGGGGGTCTTGAAGGCGACCTCGTCCTTGACGGTCAGGCTCCCAGCGCCTTTCCGCGAGTACTCATAGGTGCGCACGAGGCTCTCAAGCTCGGGCACTCGATAGGCCGAGGCGATATCCAACTGCAGCAGGTCGGTGTCGTCGGTGAGCTGGGTCTTGATGACCTTGCCCTGCGACGCGTCACCGGTAGCCTGGAGCTGCCCGGCAACGACCGGCACCGGGTGACCGTAGGAGTTCAGCAGGTTGCTGTCATAGCGGTGCGAGCTGAAGGTGCGAGCCGTGTAGGTCTCGGCACCCGGATCGAGCAGCACTGGCCGCGCACCGACGACGACCACGAAGGAGCCGACGTCGTTGTGGTTGTGGTGCTCGTTGTTGTTGCCGCCCTTGAGGGCCACGCCCATCTGGCAGTCGCTTCCCGGCTGCGGGCGGCTGATGAGGATGCCCGCCTTGTCAAACCACGAGCGGACCGGCGCCGTCGCCTTTGTAGCAGACGCAGAGACCTGGGAGACCCCGTTGGGGAACAGGTAGATCATGGTCTCCTGGAGCGGGCTCAGGGGGATCCGGATACCGTCGTACTGCGAGAGACCGAAGCCGAAGCGCCGGTTCAGGTAGTACATCGTGCGGCTGTCGGGCGCAGCGGTGACGCCGCAGTCGGCGAAGGCCGGGGATACGCCGTTGATGACCTGGATGTTCGCGGCGAACTCCGCCGGTTTGCGAGCCTCGGGAAGGGCCAGGAGCTCAAGCTGCCCGCCCGTCGCCTGCCGCACTATCTCTGAGAGCAGCACGAAGTGCCCGAAGCCGTAGTTCCAGTAGCCGAGGCCCTCGGTGCAGTAGCCGTCGGCCGTGAACCCGGAGAGGAAGTACTGGGAGCAAAACTCGGCGGTGGCGACGAACAGCGCACGCTCCTCGCGAGACTCGGCCTCGATCAGAGCAGTGCCCACGGCGCCGGCGAAGCAGACCGCGTTCCAGTTGTTGGTGGTCAGCATCCACCAGTTCGGCGTGCGCTTGCCGCTGACCATGTCCTCGAAGGGCACCAGGATGCGGTTCCTGAGGTTGGTCTTCAGGAGTGCCCGGCACTCCGGCGAGAGCTTGTCGCCGACCAGGTAGTCAGCCATCGCCAGGGACCAGCCGAGGCCGGAGGAGCCCAGGTCGATGTCAACGATCTTGCCGTTGAAGTTGTCCAGCTTGCCGTCGTGGGCCGACATCACCCAGGTGCGCTCCTCGCAGAGGGACTTGATGAGCGTCTCCAGGGCAGGGATGAAGCGGCCCTTGTTCTCGATGCACTCGGCCAGGACCAGAGGGGCGACTCGACCGCGGCGCTGTCCCGAGACTCGTTGCCAGTTGTTGCGGTCGCCGGTCTTGGTGTACTGGAGGAAGAACTCGTCACCCCGGTCGGGCAGCGGCAAAGTCAGCAGGGGTTCAGCGTTCTTGACCACCTCGGCGAGGGCGGGGTTCTTCGCCAGGGCGTCCCAGGCTGCGCGGTCACTGGCAGGCCTCCCGAGGCCCTGGGGCTGTTCCGGGAGCATCTTGGCGATCTGGGCGATGCGCTCGGCCGGGGGAGCGACCGGTGCTGCAGCGGCCACGGAGACCAGCGCAAGACAGGCGGCAGAGAACAGGAAGGATAGCAGATGGGCTTGCATTAGTGGTTGGACACCTCACTCTTGGCCTTCGACGATCAGACCCGGGGGCAGACCTCTCCGGCTCCACGTTGTGGTTACGCCGGTCGTGGCTGCACCGGCCCGATCAGCGAAGGCCTGCGCAGCCGCGGCCGACGTCGGTTCCCTTATAACAACGCCGCGGTTACCTTATTGATCCCTTGAGCAACCGCAGCGCATTCCTCGGTCGTCCAGGTCGGTGCGATCCCGACGCGCACGGCACGCATCAGGTAGTCGCGGGTGTTGGGGCACATGTCCACGTTGTAGTCGGGGAGAGTACCCTTGTAGTACGGACAGGTGTAGGGGCAGCCCTCGCTGGTCGCAGTCTTCTGCTCGAGGATGTGCTCCCAATGCACGTACCAGTGCCAGTCGCGCACGGTCTGGTCGAAGGTCCCGCCGGCGCCGATGCCCTCAGCACGCAGCGCCTGGGCGACACTGATGGCATCCTCGGTGGTCGGCGTGAAGAACACAAGGCCCGTGGAGGCTTCGCCGGAGTCGGGGATGCGCTGGAGCTGTACCCTCGGATGCGGCTTCAGACCGGCCAGGACCGCCTGCTTGACGCGCTGGTTGTTGCTGATGAACCAGTCGTTCTTGGCAAGCTGGGCGAGCGCCACTGCGCCGGCCATCTCGTTCATGCGGTAGTTCTCGCCGGCGAAGAGCTCGCCCTCGCGACGTTCGGAAGCGTAGCGGTCGGGGCGCCAGCAAGCAGCAGTGTCATGCCAGCTTGCGGCACGCATGGCGACGAACTCGTCCTTGCAGGTCACCATGCCGCCTTCGCCCGCGGCGATGAGCTTATAGAAGTCGAAGGAGTGGGCGCCGCAGTCGCCGAGGGTCCCGAGGTGCTTGCCCTTGTAGGTGCCGCCCTCTGCCTGGGCGCAGTCCTCGATGACGAAGAGCTTGCGCTCCCGGGCGATCTCCAGGATCGGGTCCATGTCGGCGCACATGCCGGCCATGTGGACGACCATGATGGCCTTGGTCTGGTCGGTGATGTTGTCGGCCACGGCGTTCGGGTCGAGGCACAGCGTGTCGTCGATCTCGGTGAGAACCGGGATTGCCCGCGCGGTCACGATACTCGCCGGTGAGGCGAAGAAGGTGTAGGCGGGAACGATCACCTCGTCACCAGGCCCGATGCCCAGGGCCACCAGT
This window of the Armatimonadia bacterium genome carries:
- a CDS encoding heparinase II/III family protein, coding for MQAHLLSFLFSAACLALVSVAAAAPVAPPAERIAQIAKMLPEQPQGLGRPASDRAAWDALAKNPALAEVVKNAEPLLTLPLPDRGDEFFLQYTKTGDRNNWQRVSGQRRGRVAPLVLAECIENKGRFIPALETLIKSLCEERTWVMSAHDGKLDNFNGKIVDIDLGSSGLGWSLAMADYLVGDKLSPECRALLKTNLRNRILVPFEDMVSGKRTPNWWMLTTNNWNAVCFAGAVGTALIEAESREERALFVATAEFCSQYFLSGFTADGYCTEGLGYWNYGFGHFVLLSEIVRQATGGQLELLALPEARKPAEFAANIQVINGVSPAFADCGVTAAPDSRTMYYLNRRFGFGLSQYDGIRIPLSPLQETMIYLFPNGVSQVSASATKATAPVRSWFDKAGILISRPQPGSDCQMGVALKGGNNNEHHNHNDVGSFVVVVGARPVLLDPGAETYTARTFSSHRYDSNLLNSYGHPVPVVAGQLQATGDASQGKVIKTQLTDDTDLLQLDIASAYRVPELESLVRTYEYSRKGAGSLTVKDEVAFKTPKTFSTALLTLGNWQQTGPNTLVAYHVEEAVTVEIDTGGKPFTLRTEEIKEDGSHPIRLGIDLNEPVTEATITVKIKPMANEAPDGGLLRNGDFELQGWCWDIPRDGRGVISQEQAAGGKYSLKVTDLDKNAGSNIRSARIAVAKPGKYALKGKIFHTQGNGVGMYMYYYDEAGTLLNQVDAQGNMAGIGTPQGAVGRWADFSFPFETPKGTKTMQIWIHSYTGAVVEAYLDDLQIVPVGR
- a CDS encoding DegT/DnrJ/EryC1/StrS family aminotransferase yields the protein MPETVNSSTLAINGGPKAVTSLTGGDPKLGLEELREVLDLWPLSAETRAKVDAALEGEQLAAGPHLFRYYGPTESKVSQLEKQFAQKFGSPYALAVNSGTSALITSLVALGIGPGDEVIVPAYTFFASPASIVTARAIPVLTEIDDTLCLDPNAVADNITDQTKAIMVVHMAGMCADMDPILEIARERKLFVIEDCAQAEGGTYKGKHLGTLGDCGAHSFDFYKLIAAGEGGMVTCKDEFVAMRAASWHDTAACWRPDRYASERREGELFAGENYRMNEMAGAVALAQLAKNDWFISNNQRVKQAVLAGLKPHPRVQLQRIPDSGEASTGLVFFTPTTEDAISVAQALRAEGIGAGGTFDQTVRDWHWYVHWEHILEQKTATSEGCPYTCPYYKGTLPDYNVDMCPNTRDYLMRAVRVGIAPTWTTEECAAVAQGINKVTAALL
- a CDS encoding site-specific DNA-methyltransferase is translated as MRNKLKRERVRNLRDEGKASPGEPRIELCRPTPEQPALRRYVPAEATRDPSALQKAGILDWRDDLPGKRLEDLSEVADHILLGDSAKVLSALPRACVSCVITSPPYWNAVDYGYPGQLGTGSYEEYLEELLAVWKECERVLAPNGKLCINTPILPIPKKVMPHQHTRHLKNLCNDIEATILHGTGLERYSLYIWQKQTTEKMFGSYPFPPNLLEQNTCEFINVFVKAGRPRVLPQAVKEPSRLTESQWMNLTRQVWSLYPADVKRAQHPAPFPESLPNRLVAMYTFAACPEEGFPGDLVLDPFCGTGATCAAARKLSRRYLGIDLSEDFALKAAERCAQAQPDSTVFLCP